A window of Candidatus Methylacidiphilales bacterium genomic DNA:
CTTCGCCAGCCTCACCGGTGCCTGGCCCGCGGGCACCCGTCCGAATCAGATCCTCGTCGGCGTCGGTCCGGGATCGTTCAGCGGCGTGCGGGTCGCCATCGCGGCCGCCCTCGGGATGGCCCGCGCCTGGAATTGTCCGGTCATTCCCGTCCGTTCCACCCATGCCCTGGGGAGACTTTACCCGGAAGAAGAATGGTTAGGCGTCTTCAGCGACGCCAAACGCGGCCAGGTTTTTTACACGTCCTACCGGCGTGGCAGGATGGCCGAAGCCAGCCGCCTGGTTCCCCGCGCGGAACTGGGCCCGACAGCCGCCCGCTGTACCCTGGCCGTGGCGCTGGGCCCTCTGGAAGGGCTTTCGCAGGCCGTCTGCCCATCGGCAGCCGAACTCGCCCGTGCCTGGAAAGATGGCGGCGC
This region includes:
- the tsaB gene encoding tRNA (adenosine(37)-N6)-threonylcarbamoyltransferase complex dimerization subunit type 1 TsaB, whose product is MVVTLSLESSSPQCSWALLEGDDVRAHGATLERASGGFFASLTGAWPAGTRPNQILVGVGPGSFSGVRVAIAAALGMARAWNCPVIPVRSTHALGRLYPEEEWLGVFSDAKRGQVFYTSYRRGRMAEASRLVPRAELGPTAARCTLAVALGPLEGLSQAVCPSAAELARAWKDGGAEPALALEPVYLHETVVASA